A genomic segment from Pedobacter sp. MC2016-14 encodes:
- a CDS encoding exo-alpha-sialidase, translated as MKILKICIVPLLAVWVQTTQAQDTVRYTGTTIVNADYHHGQLAPAVGVHNIQVFRANREHPELADGLNWTYNHAPMLAYWNNTFYLEYLSDPVGEHIPPSRTLLQTSKDGYNWSKPAIIFPPYKIPDGWKKEGVEGVAKDLYATMHQRVGFFVSKAGRLFALAYYGIAMDKTDDPNDGKGIGRVIRELKKDGTYGAIYFLRPNSSWDMKHAEYPFYTKSKDKGFVAACNEILASPLMMQQMVEESDRNDPLIPLNRPVKAFSYYHLNDGRVVGLWKHALTSISKDGGKNWDYSPLRAPGFVNSNAKIWGQKTSDGRFATVYNPSEFRWPLAVSTSDDGLNYKDLLLVNGEISQMRYGGNYKSYGPQYIRGIPETDGKPADGNMWLTYSMNKEDIWVAKVPVPVTVKIAGQANEVFNSLPAGEELKLWNTFSPLWASVKIEQAADGTKALTLRDKDPYDFAKAERVVPAARKLIAEFIVIPAQNNTGSLQVEFQDAKGTAAARLIFGADGELRAKVGYRDSGIMKYEAGKTYNIKVELDMNKRMYNLNINGEDKGPRLMFVPVSAFERVVFRTGDLRRFPDVDTPTDQNFDLKDPGTPVKEAIYYIKSLKTRTF; from the coding sequence ATGAAGATACTAAAGATTTGTATAGTACCTCTGCTGGCCGTATGGGTACAAACTACACAAGCACAGGATACCGTACGTTACACTGGTACTACCATTGTAAATGCCGACTACCATCACGGTCAGCTTGCCCCGGCGGTGGGTGTTCACAACATTCAGGTATTTCGTGCCAACAGGGAGCATCCTGAATTGGCCGATGGATTGAATTGGACATATAACCATGCGCCTATGCTGGCCTATTGGAACAATACTTTCTACCTGGAGTACTTAAGTGATCCTGTTGGTGAACATATTCCGCCAAGCAGAACTTTACTTCAGACATCTAAAGACGGTTACAACTGGTCTAAACCAGCCATCATTTTTCCGCCCTATAAAATTCCTGACGGATGGAAAAAGGAAGGTGTAGAAGGAGTTGCTAAAGATTTATATGCTACGATGCACCAGCGCGTAGGATTTTTTGTTTCCAAAGCAGGCCGTTTATTCGCACTGGCTTATTACGGAATAGCCATGGATAAAACCGACGATCCTAACGATGGAAAGGGAATAGGACGTGTGATCAGAGAGCTAAAAAAAGATGGCACTTACGGAGCTATCTATTTTTTAAGGCCCAATTCAAGCTGGGACATGAAGCATGCCGAATACCCATTTTATACGAAAAGTAAAGACAAGGGATTTGTGGCTGCTTGTAATGAAATTTTGGCCAGTCCGCTGATGATGCAGCAAATGGTGGAAGAATCTGACCGCAATGATCCTTTAATTCCATTAAACAGACCCGTAAAAGCATTTAGCTATTACCATTTAAACGATGGCAGGGTGGTTGGTTTATGGAAACACGCCCTAACCTCTATTAGTAAAGATGGTGGTAAAAATTGGGACTACAGTCCATTAAGGGCTCCTGGATTTGTGAACAGCAATGCTAAAATCTGGGGTCAGAAAACCTCGGATGGACGTTTTGCAACGGTATACAATCCTTCGGAGTTTCGCTGGCCATTAGCTGTTTCTACCAGTGATGATGGCCTGAATTATAAAGACCTTTTACTGGTTAACGGAGAAATTTCGCAAATGCGTTACGGTGGTAATTACAAATCTTACGGTCCGCAATACATCAGGGGTATTCCTGAAACAGATGGTAAACCTGCAGATGGAAACATGTGGCTTACCTACAGCATGAACAAAGAGGACATTTGGGTAGCTAAAGTACCGGTGCCAGTTACCGTTAAAATTGCGGGGCAGGCAAATGAGGTATTCAATAGCCTCCCTGCAGGGGAAGAACTAAAATTATGGAATACTTTTAGTCCGCTTTGGGCCTCTGTAAAAATAGAACAGGCAGCAGACGGTACAAAAGCATTGACTTTACGTGATAAAGACCCTTATGATTTTGCCAAAGCAGAAAGGGTGGTTCCGGCAGCAAGAAAACTAATCGCTGAGTTTATCGTAATTCCTGCTCAAAACAATACAGGCTCATTGCAGGTAGAATTTCAGGACGCCAAGGGAACAGCTGCCGCAAGGTTGATTTTTGGTGCCGATGGAGAGCTGAGGGCGAAGGTAGGCTACCGAGATTCTGGAATCATGAAATATGAAGCTGGAAAAACCTATAACATTAAGGTTGAACTAGACATGAACAAAAGAATGTACAACCTTAATATAAATGGTGAAGACAAAGGACCAAGATTGATGTTTGTTCCAGTTTCTGCTTTTGAAAGGGTGGTATTCAGAACGGGAGATTTGCGTCGTTTTCCTGACGTAGATACGCCTACAGATCAAAACTTTGATTTAAAAGATCCGGGAACGCCAGTTAAAGAGGCCATTTATTATATCAAATCGCTCAAAACACGGACCTTTTAA
- a CDS encoding glycoside hydrolase family 43 protein, whose protein sequence is MNLKRSRSVIYLGCLVLLFFSSCAKKGYVFTSFHEPANEGLRLMYSNDAYKWTDLGKTFLKPEIGQQKVMRDPSMVQGPDGVFHLVWTCSWKGDKGFGYASSKDLIHWSPQQFIPVMEHEPTTVNVWAPELFYDADLKQYIIIWASTVPFRFEKGVEEEDNNHRMYAVTTKDFKTFSKAQLFLDPGFSVIDAVILKKAKDDYVLVLKDNTRPNRNIKVAFGNKALGPYTGVSAPFSGKLTEGPTVVKAGKDWLIYYDAYGEKRYAAMKTRDFKTFTDVSSETVIPEGHKHGTIVKVKRSVIKELIK, encoded by the coding sequence ATGAACTTAAAAAGATCACGTTCTGTAATTTACCTCGGCTGTTTGGTATTGCTGTTTTTTAGCTCATGTGCTAAAAAGGGCTATGTATTTACCTCATTTCACGAACCTGCCAATGAAGGTTTGCGTTTGATGTACAGTAACGATGCCTATAAATGGACAGATCTGGGAAAAACCTTTTTAAAGCCGGAGATCGGTCAGCAGAAAGTGATGCGCGATCCATCTATGGTTCAGGGGCCAGATGGTGTTTTTCATTTGGTATGGACCTGTAGCTGGAAAGGCGACAAAGGTTTTGGCTATGCGAGTTCTAAAGACCTGATCCATTGGTCGCCACAGCAATTTATACCCGTAATGGAGCATGAGCCTACCACGGTAAATGTTTGGGCCCCAGAACTATTTTACGATGCGGACCTGAAACAATACATCATCATCTGGGCCTCTACAGTGCCCTTCCGTTTTGAAAAAGGTGTAGAAGAGGAAGACAATAACCACAGGATGTATGCGGTAACTACCAAGGATTTTAAAACCTTTAGCAAGGCACAGCTTTTTCTTGATCCCGGGTTTAGCGTCATCGATGCTGTAATCCTAAAAAAAGCGAAGGACGATTATGTACTGGTGTTGAAAGACAATACCCGTCCAAACAGGAATATAAAGGTTGCTTTCGGCAACAAGGCGTTAGGCCCATATACTGGAGTTTCTGCACCATTTTCGGGTAAACTTACCGAAGGCCCAACTGTAGTTAAAGCTGGAAAAGATTGGCTGATTTATTATGATGCCTATGGTGAAAAGCGTTATGCCGCCATGAAAACAAGAGATTTTAAAACTTTTACCGACGTTTCTTCAGAGACGGTTATACCCGAAGGGCATAAACATGGTACCATAGTAAAAGTTAAAAGAAGTGTGATTAAAGAGCTTATTAAATGA
- a CDS encoding glycoside hydrolase family 140 protein, with protein MYNRILLFVIISMAILSCTAKKEVSGLQDLKVSANGRYLMTADGEPFFWLGDTGWLLFNKTTREEANQYLEDRKNKGFNVIQVMVLHTVPSVNVYGDSSIRNSDVSMPDTTKGSLYSDSVQYDFWDHVDYIVDKAAEKGLYMAMVPVWGTNVKDGKVSPAQAEKYAVFLAERYKNRKNIIWLNGGDIRGTEGMEVWNTIGSTIKKNDPGHLMTFHPRGRTSSTDWFHNSSWLDFNMAQSGHRRYDQDTTAKEKWHHGEDNWKFIEADYKLTPVKPAIDGEPSYEGIPQGLHDTTEVRWNDNDVRRYGYWSVFAGGFGYTYGDNAVMQMYHKGDKKSSYGPKETWDVALNAKGAGQMIHLKTLMLSRPYFERVPDQSIIAGTNGEKYNRLIATRGKDYLFIYTYTGRNISLNMGKIEGEKVKASWFNPRDGKITAAGEIDNKGTHDFDPPGTEQNGNDWVLILDKI; from the coding sequence ATGTACAACAGGATTCTTTTATTTGTAATCATCTCCATGGCCATACTTAGCTGTACGGCCAAAAAAGAAGTATCGGGTCTGCAAGACTTAAAAGTTTCTGCAAATGGCAGGTATTTGATGACGGCTGATGGCGAACCTTTTTTCTGGTTAGGCGATACTGGCTGGTTATTGTTCAATAAAACCACTCGGGAAGAAGCCAATCAATATTTAGAAGACCGAAAAAATAAAGGCTTCAATGTGATACAGGTTATGGTACTGCATACCGTACCATCTGTAAATGTATATGGTGATTCATCCATCAGGAATAGCGATGTGTCCATGCCCGATACGACTAAAGGAAGCCTGTACTCGGACTCTGTGCAATATGATTTTTGGGATCATGTAGATTACATCGTAGATAAAGCTGCGGAAAAAGGATTGTACATGGCTATGGTGCCTGTTTGGGGTACAAACGTTAAAGATGGAAAAGTAAGCCCTGCACAAGCAGAAAAGTATGCTGTTTTTCTTGCCGAAAGGTATAAAAATCGTAAGAACATCATTTGGCTAAATGGTGGCGACATTAGAGGTACAGAAGGGATGGAAGTTTGGAATACGATCGGAAGCACCATTAAGAAAAATGATCCCGGTCACCTGATGACATTCCACCCAAGGGGGAGGACAAGTTCTACAGACTGGTTTCACAACAGCAGCTGGTTGGATTTTAACATGGCCCAGTCTGGTCACCGTCGTTACGATCAGGACACTACCGCTAAAGAAAAGTGGCACCATGGCGAAGACAACTGGAAGTTCATCGAAGCAGATTATAAATTAACGCCTGTTAAACCCGCAATTGACGGCGAACCATCTTACGAAGGGATTCCACAAGGATTACACGATACCACAGAGGTACGCTGGAATGACAACGATGTGAGAAGATATGGCTATTGGTCAGTATTTGCAGGCGGATTTGGTTACACCTATGGAGACAATGCGGTGATGCAAATGTACCACAAAGGTGATAAAAAGAGCTCATACGGGCCCAAAGAGACCTGGGATGTTGCGTTAAATGCAAAAGGTGCGGGACAAATGATTCATTTAAAAACCCTGATGCTGTCGCGCCCGTATTTTGAGCGTGTGCCAGACCAGTCGATAATTGCGGGTACCAATGGCGAAAAATACAACAGGTTAATCGCCACAAGAGGCAAAGACTACCTCTTCATCTATACTTATACAGGCAGGAATATCAGTCTGAACATGGGTAAAATTGAAGGAGAAAAAGTTAAAGCATCCTGGTTTAATCCAAGAGACGGCAAAATTACAGCAGCTGGAGAAATAGACAACAAAGGAACACACGATTTCGATCCTCCGGGAACAGAACAAAATGGTAACGACTGGGTGTTGATCCTGGATAAAATATAG
- a CDS encoding sialate O-acetylesterase translates to MNFKRYFFLVLILALAVKVDARILLPQVLSSNMVLQRDKPVTIWGFGAAGEPVSVSFAGQMKQTVTNASGKWKVLLDPLKTNAVPATMTIKGSNEILLSNILVGEVWLCSGQSNMEYQMRKLVKVKKPLNPKLGAPIDEVEKAHNPLIRIFLVNRKELAKPDSIHKSWSIAEDSALRAFSAAGYFFAKELQAQLGVPIGMISSAVSGSAIEPWIPKERLAAGYFQDKKTGNDPGKFYTPMIEPLTPLAIRGFLWYQGETNCFLKENISYTYKMDALINSWRTAWKDQEMPFYYVQIAPFNYSATKNKVVLDENTEPEFWEAQAQIMRLPNTGMIVTTDLNDYNDDLHPNYKWVIGRRLANWALAKTYQKPIVYSGPMYKSVKFKNGTAEITFDHVGEGLVAEDGKALSGFELAAANGKFMPAKAVTKGQKILVSSKGLKKAVNLRFGWSESKTSNLYNTTGLPAMPFRTNNPLINQYKPYNLN, encoded by the coding sequence ATGAACTTTAAAAGATATTTTTTCCTGGTTTTAATTTTGGCCCTTGCGGTAAAAGTTGATGCCAGGATTTTATTGCCTCAGGTCTTGTCAAGCAATATGGTACTGCAACGCGATAAGCCAGTGACCATCTGGGGATTTGGTGCAGCAGGTGAGCCTGTTAGTGTAAGTTTTGCTGGTCAGATGAAACAAACCGTTACAAATGCTTCAGGTAAATGGAAGGTACTGCTGGATCCCCTAAAAACCAATGCTGTCCCCGCAACCATGACCATTAAAGGAAGCAATGAAATTTTGCTGTCTAACATCCTTGTAGGTGAGGTTTGGCTTTGCTCCGGACAATCCAACATGGAATATCAAATGCGCAAGCTGGTTAAAGTAAAAAAACCTTTAAATCCCAAGCTTGGGGCACCTATAGACGAAGTTGAAAAAGCACATAACCCTTTGATCAGGATTTTCCTGGTAAACAGGAAAGAATTGGCCAAGCCAGATTCCATCCATAAAAGCTGGAGCATAGCAGAAGACTCTGCTTTGCGGGCTTTTTCTGCTGCTGGTTACTTCTTTGCAAAAGAGCTGCAGGCACAGTTGGGCGTACCGATCGGCATGATCTCCTCAGCGGTAAGCGGCAGCGCCATTGAGCCCTGGATCCCTAAAGAGCGATTAGCAGCCGGTTACTTTCAGGACAAAAAGACAGGTAACGATCCCGGAAAGTTTTATACCCCAATGATTGAACCCTTAACACCACTGGCCATCCGTGGATTTTTATGGTATCAGGGAGAAACCAATTGCTTTTTAAAAGAAAACATCAGTTATACTTATAAAATGGATGCACTGATCAACAGTTGGAGAACAGCATGGAAAGATCAGGAGATGCCTTTTTACTATGTGCAGATAGCACCGTTTAACTATTCGGCCACTAAAAATAAGGTGGTTTTAGATGAAAATACCGAACCTGAATTTTGGGAAGCACAGGCACAAATTATGCGTTTGCCCAATACAGGAATGATTGTAACTACAGATCTGAACGATTACAATGACGACCTGCATCCTAATTACAAATGGGTAATAGGCCGCAGGCTGGCCAATTGGGCGTTGGCAAAAACATACCAGAAACCTATAGTGTATTCCGGGCCAATGTATAAAAGTGTAAAATTTAAAAATGGAACTGCCGAAATTACCTTTGACCATGTAGGCGAGGGACTCGTAGCAGAAGATGGTAAAGCCTTATCGGGTTTTGAACTTGCGGCTGCAAATGGTAAATTTATGCCTGCTAAGGCTGTAACCAAAGGACAGAAAATCCTCGTGTCGTCTAAAGGCCTTAAAAAAGCAGTTAACCTGCGTTTTGGATGGTCTGAATCTAAGACATCTAATTTATACAATACAACAGGCTTGCCTGCAATGCCTTTTAGAACCAATAATCCGCTAATCAACCAGTATAAACCGTATAACCTTAATTAA
- a CDS encoding DUF6298 domain-containing protein, whose product MVVNKIKILLLWLGVLLCINAIPVFAQKKKVVEPPKPIFKAKDGKLAYTPDEKGNRIPDFSYCGYKGGDEAIPAAVVKVVVPLKTGDATYRIQAALNYVATLPKGKDGLRGAVLLEKGSYQVSGSLKMNASGVVLRGSGAGKDGTVLFADGLDRMGVIIISGKADQLKAEAVAIKDTYVPVNASKLTVANANGFKVGDQISIHRPSTVNWIADLKNEHFGGGITSLGWKAGQREIYWDRKVLSVNGSVLTLDAPLTTALDTTYGGGTVQKYTWNGRIQQSGVENMSIKSDFDAKNPKDEYHRWTGISLQNVQDAWVRQVVFEHFAGSVVNVQESASRITVEDCKSLNPVSEIGGERRYTFFTAGQQTLFQRLYSEYGYHDFAVGFCAPGPNAFVQCQAYLPYSFSGATDSWASGVLFDIVNVDGQALRFSNRAQDGQGAGWAAANSVFWQCTAAIIECDRPPTAQNWAFGSWAQFAGEGYWDMSNEQIQPRSLYYAQLKDRLGEQVDARAILLPVETEASSSPPVDVAQKLTLLSVKPAIQLSDFIDEAATRNPLPLAANGIKTIDQVGVPKVKPLTLAGTMSIKDGLLLRGNTLITGDRQEVPWWNGTARPYGAGKAKSHITRFVPGKTGAGLTDDLEDITDSMQMGTVKILDHNYGLWYDRRRDDHERIRRMDGEVWPPFYELPFARSGQDRAWDGLSKYDLSKYNLWYWDRLKQFANLADQKGLVLIHQNYFQHNIIEAGAHYADFPWRSANNINTTGFPEPVPYAGDKRIFMAEQFYDVSNPARRALHRAYIRKCLDNFSNNNGVIQLIGAEFTGPLHFVQFWIDVIKEWENETGKHPVIGLSVTKDVQDQILADKERASVIDLIDIRYWHYQADGSAYAPKGGQNLAPRQHARLLKPKKTSFEQVYRAVSEYRSRFPEKAVLYNGDNYDAYGWAVFMAGGSLPDISTFNSALAKVASALKSFELKGKPAGQYARAEEGKTYVIYNTTDVAVSLDLTKVSGNFKVQRLNTRTGAFSNEERIKGGSESKFKKLSSGDEMIFIHKI is encoded by the coding sequence ATGGTGGTAAATAAAATCAAAATACTGCTTTTGTGGCTTGGCGTTTTACTTTGTATAAACGCCATACCTGTTTTTGCCCAAAAGAAAAAGGTGGTAGAACCGCCAAAACCAATTTTTAAAGCTAAGGATGGCAAACTTGCCTACACACCTGATGAGAAAGGTAACCGGATTCCGGATTTTTCCTATTGCGGATACAAAGGTGGTGACGAGGCTATTCCGGCAGCTGTAGTAAAAGTAGTTGTTCCGCTAAAAACAGGGGATGCCACTTACAGGATTCAGGCCGCTTTAAATTATGTAGCCACTTTGCCTAAAGGAAAAGACGGTTTAAGGGGAGCAGTCCTGCTTGAAAAAGGAAGCTATCAGGTTTCAGGCTCTTTAAAAATGAATGCTTCCGGTGTAGTATTGAGAGGTAGTGGTGCAGGGAAAGATGGCACCGTACTCTTTGCTGATGGCCTCGATAGGATGGGTGTCATCATCATTTCAGGGAAGGCTGATCAGTTGAAAGCTGAAGCCGTTGCCATTAAAGATACTTATGTTCCTGTCAATGCGTCAAAACTTACTGTAGCTAATGCAAATGGCTTTAAAGTTGGAGACCAGATCAGTATTCACCGTCCCTCTACCGTAAACTGGATTGCCGACCTTAAAAATGAACATTTTGGCGGAGGCATTACTTCTCTGGGCTGGAAAGCCGGACAGCGTGAAATTTACTGGGACAGGAAAGTCCTCAGTGTAAATGGTTCTGTACTCACGTTGGATGCGCCGTTAACTACGGCTTTAGATACCACCTATGGCGGAGGAACCGTTCAAAAATATACCTGGAATGGCCGCATTCAGCAGTCCGGTGTAGAGAATATGAGCATCAAGTCTGACTTTGATGCTAAAAACCCTAAAGACGAATACCACCGCTGGACTGGCATATCTTTACAAAATGTGCAGGATGCCTGGGTACGCCAGGTTGTATTTGAGCACTTTGCAGGTTCTGTAGTCAATGTTCAGGAGAGTGCCAGCAGGATTACCGTAGAAGATTGTAAATCTTTAAATCCGGTTTCCGAAATTGGTGGCGAGCGTAGGTACACTTTTTTTACCGCTGGTCAGCAAACACTTTTTCAGCGTTTATATTCAGAATATGGTTACCACGATTTCGCAGTTGGCTTTTGTGCTCCAGGCCCTAATGCCTTTGTGCAATGTCAGGCTTACCTGCCTTACAGTTTTAGCGGCGCAACAGACAGTTGGGCGTCAGGTGTACTTTTTGACATTGTAAATGTAGACGGACAGGCATTACGCTTTTCTAACCGTGCACAGGATGGTCAGGGTGCCGGATGGGCTGCTGCAAACAGTGTGTTTTGGCAATGTACCGCTGCTATCATAGAATGTGACCGTCCGCCAACTGCTCAAAACTGGGCCTTCGGCAGCTGGGCGCAATTTGCTGGTGAAGGGTACTGGGACATGTCTAATGAGCAAATTCAGCCCCGAAGTTTATATTATGCACAATTAAAAGACCGTCTGGGTGAGCAGGTAGATGCAAGGGCGATTTTGCTACCTGTAGAAACTGAAGCTTCCAGCAGCCCACCCGTAGATGTTGCTCAAAAATTAACGCTGCTCTCTGTTAAACCTGCTATACAGCTGAGCGATTTCATTGACGAAGCAGCAACACGTAATCCACTTCCTTTGGCTGCAAATGGTATTAAAACCATAGACCAGGTTGGGGTTCCAAAAGTTAAACCCCTAACATTGGCGGGCACGATGTCCATTAAAGATGGTTTACTTTTAAGGGGAAATACCTTAATCACTGGAGACCGTCAAGAAGTGCCCTGGTGGAACGGTACGGCCAGGCCATATGGTGCAGGTAAAGCAAAGTCGCACATTACGCGTTTTGTACCCGGTAAAACTGGTGCCGGACTAACTGATGATCTTGAGGATATTACCGATTCCATGCAAATGGGGACAGTAAAAATATTAGACCATAATTATGGTTTATGGTACGACCGTCGCCGTGATGACCACGAACGCATCCGGAGAATGGATGGCGAAGTATGGCCACCATTTTACGAATTGCCATTTGCACGCAGCGGACAGGATAGAGCCTGGGATGGATTGAGTAAATATGACCTTTCTAAATATAACCTCTGGTACTGGGACCGCCTTAAACAATTTGCAAACCTTGCAGATCAAAAAGGATTGGTACTCATTCACCAAAATTATTTTCAGCACAACATCATAGAAGCCGGGGCACATTACGCCGACTTCCCATGGCGTTCTGCCAACAATATTAATACAACTGGTTTTCCGGAACCTGTTCCCTATGCAGGTGATAAACGGATCTTCATGGCAGAGCAGTTTTACGATGTTAGCAACCCTGCACGCCGTGCCCTGCACCGCGCTTATATCCGTAAATGCCTGGACAATTTTTCAAACAACAATGGTGTCATCCAATTAATTGGTGCCGAATTTACCGGCCCGCTTCATTTTGTTCAGTTTTGGATAGATGTGATTAAAGAATGGGAAAATGAAACAGGTAAACATCCGGTTATTGGATTGAGCGTAACGAAAGATGTACAGGATCAAATCCTCGCAGATAAAGAGAGGGCCTCTGTAATTGACCTCATTGACATCCGATATTGGCATTACCAGGCAGATGGCTCTGCTTACGCGCCAAAAGGCGGTCAAAATCTTGCGCCACGCCAACATGCACGTTTACTAAAACCTAAAAAGACTTCTTTTGAGCAGGTGTACCGTGCCGTGTCAGAATATAGAAGCCGGTTTCCTGAAAAAGCCGTGTTGTATAATGGCGACAATTACGATGCCTATGGTTGGGCGGTATTTATGGCTGGAGGTTCTTTGCCTGATATTTCAACTTTTAACAGCGCATTGGCAAAAGTAGCGTCCGCATTAAAATCTTTTGAACTAAAAGGCAAACCTGCAGGGCAATACGCAAGGGCAGAAGAAGGCAAAACCTATGTCATTTACAATACAACTGACGTAGCCGTTAGTTTAGACCTCACAAAAGTCTCCGGCAATTTTAAAGTACAAAGGTTAAATACTCGTACCGGAGCCTTTAGCAATGAAGAACGAATCAAAGGTGGTTCAGAATCGAAATTTAAAAAATTATCTTCAGGTGATGAAATGATCTTCATCCATAAAATTTAA